From Candidatus Methylomirabilota bacterium, a single genomic window includes:
- a CDS encoding HAMP domain-containing sensor histidine kinase produces the protein RPSVIAHEVASPLTAALASIELCRDLLGDEHGLDTRLRPLLLEELGNVTGGMERAVAYLRAIQDRARGAAASSERFDAAEVVRSCVTLERPLARKRGVVLQDEIALGPVFLRGDPNALYRILANLIRNAVAASHGRSLPVWVKLERDGEMLRLLVRDGGVGVRPGHLERIFEPGFTTKQGGEGCGIGLSLVRNLAQEIFRGDVTVESAVGRGTVLTIALPVPRQRTAV, from the coding sequence CGGCCCAGCGTGATCGCGCACGAGGTGGCGAGTCCGCTGACCGCCGCGCTGGCGTCGATCGAGCTCTGCCGCGACTTGCTCGGCGACGAGCATGGCTTGGACACGAGGCTCCGGCCTCTGCTGCTGGAAGAGCTGGGCAATGTGACGGGCGGAATGGAGCGGGCGGTGGCGTATCTCCGGGCGATCCAGGATCGCGCCCGCGGCGCCGCAGCCTCCTCGGAGCGGTTCGACGCGGCGGAGGTGGTACGCTCTTGTGTGACGCTCGAGCGCCCGCTGGCACGCAAACGGGGTGTGGTGCTGCAAGACGAGATCGCCCTCGGCCCGGTCTTCCTCCGGGGCGACCCGAACGCGCTTTACCGGATTCTCGCCAACCTCATCCGCAACGCGGTCGCGGCGTCACACGGGCGTAGTCTCCCGGTATGGGTGAAACTGGAACGCGACGGTGAGATGCTGCGGCTGCTCGTGCGAGACGGGGGCGTGGGAGTCCGGCCGGGGCATCTCGAGCGGATCTTCGAGCCCGGCTTCACCACGAAGCAAGGCGGCGAAGGATGCGGCATTGGTTTATCCCTGGTGCGCAACTTGGCCCAGGAGATATTCCGCGGCGACGTGACCGTCGAGTCCGCCGTCGGGCGAGGCACCGTGCTGACCATTGCGCTCCCCGTACCACGCCAGCGAACCGCCGTTTGA
- a CDS encoding RNA polymerase sigma-70 factor — translation MTLPSGRAASSPVEQVAARDRLWVERIRTGDVSAFEAMFRAYKNDLGAFLQRFLRSREAAEEVIQDLFLRIWEQRHEWEVAVPLNIYLFRAARNRAISYVRHQRVETRFRERVCGAADGGLRSQSPAWADERARASEVEDAIELAVNQLPERCREVFCLNRYHHLSYAEVAQAMGISVKTVEVQMGRALTVLRERLASWRG, via the coding sequence GTGACGCTCCCTTCCGGCCGCGCGGCGTCGTCTCCGGTCGAGCAGGTCGCGGCGCGCGACCGCCTTTGGGTCGAGCGCATTCGGACCGGCGACGTGTCGGCGTTCGAGGCGATGTTCCGGGCGTACAAGAACGACCTCGGGGCGTTCCTCCAACGCTTTTTGCGGTCACGTGAAGCCGCGGAGGAGGTCATCCAGGACTTGTTCCTGCGCATCTGGGAGCAACGCCACGAGTGGGAAGTGGCGGTCCCGTTGAACATCTACCTGTTCCGCGCCGCCCGGAATCGTGCGATCAGTTATGTTCGCCATCAGCGGGTGGAGACGCGGTTCCGGGAACGGGTCTGCGGTGCGGCAGACGGCGGCTTGCGATCGCAGTCGCCCGCTTGGGCGGACGAGCGAGCGCGGGCGAGCGAGGTCGAGGACGCCATTGAGTTAGCGGTGAACCAGCTCCCCGAGCGCTGTCGCGAAGTGTTCTGCCTGAACCGGTACCATCACCTGAGCTACGCTGAAGTCGCGCAGGCGATGGGCATCTCGGTGAAGACCGTGGAAGTACAGATGGGTCGAGCGCTTACGGTCCTGCGCGAGCGCCTCGCAAGCTGGCGCGGTTGA